From Anaerohalosphaera lusitana, one genomic window encodes:
- a CDS encoding aldo/keto reductase: MERRDFLKRGVFTTGLLTMDNLNLFADPKNCPVRTERRPGFIPKRQYGKTDLMLSVIGFGGIVVMGHEQNQANRIVAEAFERGVNYYDVAPSYGDTEAETKLGPALQPYRDRAFLACKTTERTYAGAKEEFEASLKRLKTDHFDLYQLHAITDVEKDVDAAFAEDGVMKLLREEKKNGRIRYLGFSAHSHAAALAAMDRFDFDSVLFPVNFAGYLEGGFSPEVIEKAREKQMAILALKMLARQRAPKEDPVRRQYPKCWYQPITDPDEAKLAMAFTLSQPVTAAIPPGHVDLFRMALDAATELEPVTEQQMRKLKSWAAELNPIFSHEA, translated from the coding sequence ATGGAACGGCGTGATTTTTTGAAACGCGGTGTATTTACGACGGGGCTATTGACAATGGACAATCTCAATCTTTTTGCTGATCCGAAAAATTGCCCGGTACGGACCGAACGGCGGCCGGGGTTTATTCCGAAACGCCAGTACGGCAAGACCGATCTTATGCTTTCGGTGATCGGGTTCGGGGGCATTGTCGTGATGGGGCATGAACAAAATCAGGCCAACCGCATCGTGGCTGAGGCTTTCGAGCGGGGCGTGAACTATTATGACGTCGCGCCGTCGTATGGCGATACCGAGGCCGAGACCAAGCTGGGGCCGGCGCTGCAGCCGTATCGCGACCGGGCGTTCCTGGCGTGCAAGACGACCGAGCGGACCTATGCGGGGGCGAAGGAAGAGTTCGAGGCCTCGCTGAAGCGGCTCAAGACCGATCATTTCGACCTGTATCAGCTTCACGCGATCACGGACGTGGAAAAGGATGTGGATGCAGCGTTCGCCGAGGACGGTGTGATGAAACTGCTGCGGGAGGAAAAGAAGAACGGCCGAATACGGTACCTGGGGTTTTCGGCGCATTCGCATGCGGCGGCGCTGGCGGCGATGGACCGTTTCGATTTTGACTCGGTGCTGTTTCCGGTGAATTTTGCGGGGTATCTGGAGGGCGGGTTCAGTCCCGAGGTGATCGAGAAGGCCCGCGAAAAGCAGATGGCGATTTTGGCATTGAAGATGCTTGCGCGGCAGCGGGCGCCGAAGGAGGACCCGGTCCGCCGGCAGTATCCGAAGTGCTGGTATCAGCCGATTACGGATCCTGATGAGGCTAAGCTGGCGATGGCGTTTACGCTAAGTCAGCCGGTGACCGCTGCGATACCGCCGGGGCATGTGGATCTGTTTCGGATGGCGCTGGATGCGGCGACGGAGTTGGAACCGGTGACCGAACAGCAGATGCGGAAGCTGAAAAGCTGGGCGGCCGAGCTGAACCCGATCTTTTCGCATGAGGCGTGA
- the recJ gene encoding single-stranded-DNA-specific exonuclease RecJ encodes MKSAAGMQSKKWNLRSINPLADEFASKLRIPGFLAQVLLNRELDTPTIAEKFLNPKLSDLIEPEKMPGVPKAVERVAKAITSKEKIAIYGDYDVDGITSTAILWHLLRMVNANAEYYIPHRIDEGYGLNADAIRQIAENGTDLLITVDCGINANDEIALARELGMDVIVTDHHQLPDELPAATAIAHPLLDGDYPNPDSAGAMVAFKLAWAIVNKAKPTAQTPPKLRQFLLNATTLAAMGTIADVVDLRNENRILTSYGLKALPDSKLTGIRALIESADLTGETLDSYHIAFLLAPMLNAAGRMGHARLAVELLTSDNEMDCFQTARYLKEQNKLRQKCQRDIFTQAKEMIGHAKLNHPDRKTIVLAKEEWHTGVIGIVASKVVDRYYRPCIMLNADGEFAQGSARSIEGFDLYAALQACSEHLETYGGHTMAAGLKLKKENIAAFTQAFEDYARENIHPDKLVSMLDIDALCPISEFTESSVGHLRRLEPFGQGNPKPVFATKAVHCISPPRRVGAKGDHLQIAISDNTSAVRCIGFGMGKLEKKLVESDCFHVAYEPQLNTWNGNTSVQFVLKDISFE; translated from the coding sequence ATGAAGTCCGCCGCAGGGATGCAGTCAAAAAAGTGGAACCTACGCTCGATCAATCCTCTTGCTGATGAGTTTGCGTCGAAGCTGCGCATTCCCGGCTTTCTTGCCCAGGTGCTGTTGAATCGTGAGCTGGATACGCCTACGATCGCGGAAAAATTTCTCAATCCCAAGCTCAGCGACCTGATCGAGCCGGAGAAGATGCCCGGCGTGCCGAAAGCGGTCGAGAGGGTCGCGAAGGCGATCACGTCCAAAGAAAAGATAGCGATCTACGGCGATTACGACGTGGACGGCATCACCTCGACCGCGATACTGTGGCACCTGCTGCGGATGGTCAACGCGAACGCGGAATACTACATCCCGCACCGGATCGACGAGGGCTACGGGCTGAATGCGGACGCGATCAGGCAGATCGCCGAGAACGGGACCGATTTGCTGATCACGGTTGACTGCGGCATAAACGCGAATGACGAGATCGCGCTGGCGCGTGAGCTCGGGATGGACGTGATCGTGACGGACCATCATCAGCTTCCCGACGAGCTGCCGGCGGCGACGGCGATCGCGCATCCACTGCTGGACGGCGACTATCCGAACCCGGATTCGGCAGGCGCGATGGTCGCGTTCAAGCTCGCGTGGGCGATCGTCAACAAGGCCAAGCCCACCGCGCAGACGCCGCCCAAGCTGCGGCAGTTTTTGCTGAACGCGACGACGCTGGCGGCGATGGGCACAATCGCGGACGTGGTCGATCTGCGAAACGAAAACCGCATACTGACGTCGTACGGGCTGAAGGCTCTGCCGGACTCGAAACTGACCGGCATACGTGCGCTGATCGAGTCGGCGGACCTTACGGGCGAGACGCTGGACTCGTACCATATCGCGTTCCTGCTCGCGCCCATGCTGAACGCGGCGGGGCGAATGGGGCATGCGCGGCTGGCGGTCGAGCTGCTGACCAGCGATAACGAGATGGACTGCTTTCAGACAGCACGGTATCTGAAGGAGCAGAACAAGCTTCGCCAGAAGTGTCAGCGGGATATTTTTACGCAGGCTAAGGAGATGATCGGGCATGCCAAGCTGAATCATCCGGACCGCAAGACTATCGTGCTGGCGAAGGAGGAATGGCATACGGGCGTTATCGGCATCGTCGCATCGAAGGTTGTCGACCGCTATTACCGGCCTTGCATAATGCTGAACGCCGACGGCGAATTCGCGCAGGGGTCGGCACGTTCTATCGAGGGTTTCGATCTGTATGCGGCGCTGCAGGCGTGTTCGGAGCATCTGGAAACGTACGGCGGGCATACCATGGCGGCGGGGCTGAAGCTCAAGAAGGAAAATATCGCGGCGTTTACGCAGGCGTTCGAGGATTATGCACGCGAGAACATCCACCCCGACAAACTCGTCTCGATGCTGGACATCGACGCTTTGTGTCCGATCTCGGAATTCACCGAGTCCAGCGTGGGGCATTTGCGTCGACTCGAGCCGTTCGGCCAGGGCAACCCGAAGCCGGTCTTCGCAACCAAGGCGGTGCACTGCATCTCGCCGCCTCGCAGAGTCGGCGCGAAGGGCGACCACCTGCAGATCGCGATATCGGATAATACTTCGGCGGTTCGGTGTATTGGGTTCGGCATGGGTAAGCTCGAAAAGAAGCTCGTCGAGTCGGACTGCTTTCACGTCG